In the Clostridium gelidum genome, CAAGGATATGAATTTAGAACTATGAAATAATATGGACTATGCTAATTTAAGTTATATATTAGAATATTATTGCAATTATGTGTATAATATTAATTATTACTTGAAAAAATAGCATAGTCTATTTTTATGCTTATTAGAAGATAAATAAACTAAATATATACGAGATATTCAAAAAACAAGGAGGAATATTATGTTATCAAAAAGTGTTGCAAACGAAGTACTGGCAAAGTGTTTAGTAACTGGAGGAGATTTTGCTGAAATATTTGAAGAAGATTCAATAAATAATTCAATATCACTAGTAGATGGTAAGGTAGATGATGCCATAGGTGGAAGAAGTTATGGAATAGGACTTAGAATTTTTAAGGGATTAAATAGTGTATATGCTTATACAAATAATAATAGTCTAGATACTCTTTTAGATACTGCCTATAGAGCAGCTTTAGCCTTAGGTGAAGTTAAGGGAGAGCGTCAAAGGGAACTTATATTAAATGAAAAGAAGATAACTACAATACACCCAATAATTTATTTCCCTAAGAATGTAACTTATGATAAAAAGATAGCTATTTTAAAAAGTGCTTATAGTGGAGCCAAGAATTTTAGTGATGATATTTCACAAGTTATTGCAAGCTATTCAGACAAAGAACAAAATGTTTTAATTGCAAATACTGAAGGGTTATACGTTCAAGATAAAAGAATAAGAACAAGGCTTGGAGTAAGTGCAATTGCATCAAAGGGGTCAGAAAACCAAACTGGATTTGAAGGACCAGGAAGACATATGGGAATTGAAATGTTTGATAGCGTTGATCCTGCATATCATGGAAGAGAAGCAGCAAGGGTAGCACATACTATGCTTCATGCTAAGAATTGTCCAGCGGGTAACATGACAGTTGCTATAGACAATGGATTTGGTGGAGTTATATTTCATGAGGCTTGTGGTCATGCATTAGAGGCTAGTGCTGTTGCTAAGGGAAATTCAGTATTTGCGAGTAAGCTTGGAGAACAAATTGCATCAGTGAAGGTAACTGCAATAGATGATGGAACAATGGTAAATGCTTGGGGATCACTAAATATAGATGACGAAGGAACTAAGACTCAAAGAAATGTATTAATTGAAAATGGTATCTTAAAAGGATATATGATTGATAAATTAAATGGAAGACGCATGAATATGGAGGCTACTGGTAGTTCAAGAAGACAAAGTTATAAGTTCCAACCAACTTCGAGAATGACTAATACTTATATAGCTGCAGGATACGATAAGGCAGATGAGATTATTAAATCTATAGAAGATGGATTGTATGCTAAGAAGCTTGGTGGTGGTTCTGTTAATCCTGTAACTGGTGAATTTAATTTCTCTGTTCAAGAAGGTTATTTAGTTAAAAATGGAGTAATTCAAGAACCGGTTAGAGGTGCAAGTCTTATTGGTAAGGGTAGTGAAGTTCTTATGGATATAGATATGGTTGGAGATAATTTTGAAGTAGCCCAAGGTATGTGTGGATCATCTTCAGGAAGTATTCCAACTAACGTAGGTCAACCTATGATTAGAGTAAAGAAAATGACAGTAGGAGGTAGATAGGATATGGATTTTAACTTATTTAAAGAAGAGTTATTTAAAGAAGCTAAGATTTCAGGGTTTGAAGAATGTGAAATATATTATTCTGATGCTGAAAATTTAAGTTTAAATGTTTATGAAGGTGAAGTTGAGAAGTATAAATTAACTAATGCTTTTGGACTTTCATTTAGAGGAAAGATAAATGGTAAAATGGGATATTCTTATACTGAAATATTAGATGAAGAGGCTATAAAAACCTTAATAACAAATTCAAAAGAAGCAGCACTTGCAATAGAGAATGAGGATGTGCAATTTATCTATGAAGGAGATATAGAATATAAGGAGCTAGATTGTTATAAAAAGGAATTGGATAATATAAAACCAGATGAACTTATTATTCTTGCTTTAGAAATGGAAAAGGAATGTAAAAATC is a window encoding:
- a CDS encoding TldD/PmbA family protein — its product is MLSKSVANEVLAKCLVTGGDFAEIFEEDSINNSISLVDGKVDDAIGGRSYGIGLRIFKGLNSVYAYTNNNSLDTLLDTAYRAALALGEVKGERQRELILNEKKITTIHPIIYFPKNVTYDKKIAILKSAYSGAKNFSDDISQVIASYSDKEQNVLIANTEGLYVQDKRIRTRLGVSAIASKGSENQTGFEGPGRHMGIEMFDSVDPAYHGREAARVAHTMLHAKNCPAGNMTVAIDNGFGGVIFHEACGHALEASAVAKGNSVFASKLGEQIASVKVTAIDDGTMVNAWGSLNIDDEGTKTQRNVLIENGILKGYMIDKLNGRRMNMEATGSSRRQSYKFQPTSRMTNTYIAAGYDKADEIIKSIEDGLYAKKLGGGSVNPVTGEFNFSVQEGYLVKNGVIQEPVRGASLIGKGSEVLMDIDMVGDNFEVAQGMCGSSSGSIPTNVGQPMIRVKKMTVGGR